A region from the Fibrobacter succinogenes genome encodes:
- a CDS encoding RNA polymerase sigma factor, whose translation MDEKVIIKKIKEGSREALGMLWKAHSTNVLNLAFRMLKNRDEAEDILMDIFVSVPGKIQNFRGESALNTWLYRLTVNECLMRLRSKKRHAELEEEHIELVTVSAIGSKHEEQLDYDPELLELGLSKLSAETRSMLWLKDAEDLSVKDLSEIYNMPEGTIKARLSRARTAVKNYLQENTNYA comes from the coding sequence ATGGACGAAAAGGTCATCATAAAGAAAATCAAAGAAGGCAGCCGCGAAGCGCTTGGCATGCTGTGGAAGGCCCACAGTACAAACGTGCTGAACCTCGCATTCAGAATGCTCAAGAATCGCGACGAGGCTGAAGATATTCTGATGGACATTTTTGTATCCGTTCCCGGCAAGATCCAGAACTTCCGCGGTGAAAGCGCTCTTAACACCTGGTTGTACCGTCTTACCGTAAACGAATGCCTCATGAGGCTGCGTTCCAAAAAACGCCACGCCGAACTCGAAGAGGAACATATCGAGCTCGTGACGGTTTCCGCCATCGGAAGCAAGCACGAGGAACAACTGGATTACGACCCGGAACTCTTGGAACTTGGGCTGTCAAAACTCTCCGCCGAAACGCGAAGCATGCTTTGGCTCAAAGATGCCGAAGACCTAAGCGTCAAGGATCTATCGGAGATTTACAACATGCCCGAAGGAACCATCAAGGCAAGGCTCAGCCGAGCAAGAACCGCAGTCAAGAACTATTTACAGGAGAACACGAACTATGCGTGA
- the metH gene encoding methionine synthase yields the protein MTLREAFESKMMLLDGGMGSVIQTYGIKGANNDMLSIEKPDIILDIQRRYVDAGVDCLTTNTFSSQRVSQHEYHQEHRIAEMNRASVKIAKQAAEEGFKKYGRKVYILGDVGPTSKMLSMSDDVNDPASRAITFDELEDAYLEQITVLMEEGVDAILIETIFDTLNAKAALSAYSKANEARIAAAKTAGTPEAEIKPIEVMLSMTVSDASGRTLSGQTVEAFAVSVMHMHPLSIGLNCGLGADGMVPYLRRMGVVAPCYLSCHPNAGLPNQFGGYDDTPEDMVRLMRVYLDDKLVNMIGGCCGTTPEHIAAMRKMLDELPADYKRREPAPKYVTCPRLRLAGLEPLFKDQVRPSNGADSCNAEDFAKVGERCNVAGSKKFLRLINEKNYEEALDIARKQVDDGADVIDVNMDDGLLDATAEMRTFLNLIASDPAVSRVPIMVDSSRFEVIEEGLKCIQGKSIVNSISLKMGEKAFIEHALTVKRLGAAVIVMLFDEEGQATNYERRVQIASRAYDIMVKQLHFDPSDIIYDPNVLTVATGMAEHNAYAIDFIRAVRWIMDNLPGVRISGGLSNLSFAFRGNNYLREAMHTTFLHYAIPNGMGMAIMNPSAIIEYKTIPLELRMAITEVIFNTEPDASEALIEIASRMTAAQAKAKETGAKYDPKAIFAMSTGAGSATSDANEKAAEAKPTTPEERLQEALLKGTSTTLQPDLMELINRGDSPVGIISGPLMDGMNEVGRLFGEGKMFLPQVVKTARTMKKAVEILQPYIEAGKDANAASRGKIVIATVKGDVHDIGKNIVSVIMACNGYDMVDLGVMVPEDVIVKAAIENKADILSLSGLITPSLEEMCTVAKAMQAAGQRIPIIVGGATTSPTHTAVKIAPCYDGPVFHVRDAASNPGLAQKLLDPATREQTIQENREEQQRIRDKQNGIKTEAANAMAAATSTPEERRYKCDWSKYQPVEPPFMGESKLPPIPIEKIIPLISWEYFFFTWKIKPEEEEAKKLKADAEALIKSLTKPEYSLRAVQAFYPAAGTENSVIFNTGRTGTDADLVEVSTARQQNPEGTCLALCDYIAPANANTASVFASPAGKDVFRDIVGAFAVTMSDTFVKRLEKLKAEQGGSDYDVLLMQTVADRLAEAGAEYLSRELERNNGWKGIRPAVGYPVLPNIKEIFNIAKLIDFGSVGISLTENGAMYPQASVSGLYISHPEIEYFNVKV from the coding sequence ATGACTCTTCGCGAAGCGTTCGAATCAAAGATGATGCTGCTCGATGGCGGCATGGGCTCTGTTATCCAGACTTACGGGATCAAGGGCGCCAACAACGATATGCTCTCCATCGAAAAGCCCGACATCATTCTCGACATCCAGCGTCGTTACGTGGATGCAGGCGTAGATTGCCTCACCACGAATACGTTCTCAAGCCAGCGCGTGAGCCAACACGAATACCATCAGGAACACCGCATCGCGGAAATGAACCGTGCTTCCGTGAAGATAGCGAAGCAGGCCGCCGAAGAAGGCTTCAAGAAGTACGGCCGCAAGGTCTACATTCTGGGTGACGTCGGCCCCACAAGCAAGATGCTTTCCATGAGCGACGACGTGAACGACCCGGCAAGCCGCGCCATCACTTTTGACGAACTTGAAGATGCGTATTTAGAACAAATCACAGTCTTAATGGAAGAAGGCGTCGACGCCATCCTCATCGAAACGATTTTTGACACGCTGAACGCCAAGGCCGCCCTCAGCGCCTACAGCAAGGCGAACGAAGCACGAATCGCCGCCGCCAAAACAGCAGGCACTCCCGAAGCTGAAATCAAGCCGATCGAAGTGATGCTTTCGATGACCGTAAGCGACGCCTCCGGCCGTACGCTTTCTGGCCAGACGGTCGAAGCATTTGCCGTGAGCGTGATGCACATGCATCCGCTTTCCATCGGCCTCAACTGCGGTCTCGGTGCAGACGGTATGGTGCCGTACCTCCGCCGCATGGGCGTTGTAGCCCCGTGCTACCTCAGCTGCCACCCGAACGCAGGCCTTCCGAACCAGTTCGGCGGTTACGACGATACGCCCGAAGACATGGTCCGCCTGATGCGAGTTTATCTGGATGACAAGCTCGTGAACATGATTGGCGGTTGCTGCGGTACGACTCCGGAACATATCGCCGCCATGCGCAAGATGCTCGACGAACTCCCGGCTGACTACAAGCGCCGCGAACCCGCGCCCAAGTATGTCACTTGTCCGCGTCTCCGCCTCGCCGGTCTGGAACCGTTGTTCAAAGACCAAGTGCGTCCGAGCAACGGCGCCGACAGCTGCAACGCCGAGGACTTCGCCAAGGTCGGCGAACGTTGCAACGTCGCGGGCTCCAAGAAGTTCCTGCGTCTCATCAACGAGAAGAATTACGAAGAAGCGCTCGACATCGCCCGTAAGCAGGTCGATGACGGCGCCGACGTCATTGACGTCAACATGGACGACGGCCTCCTCGATGCGACCGCCGAAATGCGCACGTTCCTGAACTTGATCGCCTCCGACCCGGCTGTAAGCCGCGTGCCTATTATGGTCGACAGCTCCCGCTTCGAAGTCATCGAAGAAGGCCTCAAGTGTATCCAGGGCAAGAGCATCGTGAACTCCATTTCGCTTAAGATGGGCGAAAAGGCTTTTATCGAACACGCGCTCACCGTGAAGCGCCTCGGCGCCGCCGTGATCGTGATGCTCTTCGACGAAGAAGGCCAGGCCACCAACTACGAGCGCCGCGTACAAATTGCGTCCCGCGCTTATGATATCATGGTGAAGCAACTTCACTTTGATCCATCCGATATCATTTACGACCCGAACGTTTTGACGGTCGCTACCGGCATGGCGGAACACAACGCCTACGCCATAGACTTTATCCGTGCCGTCCGCTGGATTATGGACAACCTGCCCGGTGTGCGCATTTCGGGCGGTCTTTCGAACCTCTCTTTTGCATTCCGCGGCAACAACTACTTGCGCGAAGCCATGCACACCACATTCTTGCATTACGCCATCCCGAACGGCATGGGCATGGCGATCATGAATCCGAGCGCCATTATCGAATACAAGACGATTCCGCTCGAACTCCGCATGGCAATTACCGAAGTGATTTTCAATACGGAACCGGATGCTAGCGAAGCCTTGATTGAAATTGCAAGCCGCATGACAGCCGCCCAGGCCAAAGCCAAAGAAACCGGCGCCAAGTACGATCCAAAGGCCATTTTCGCGATGAGCACCGGCGCAGGTTCCGCAACGAGCGACGCAAACGAAAAAGCCGCCGAAGCAAAGCCCACCACGCCCGAAGAACGCTTGCAAGAAGCTCTCCTCAAGGGAACTTCTACAACGCTTCAACCCGACTTGATGGAACTCATCAACCGTGGCGACAGCCCCGTCGGAATCATTTCCGGCCCGCTGATGGACGGCATGAACGAAGTGGGCCGTCTCTTCGGAGAAGGCAAGATGTTCTTGCCCCAGGTGGTGAAAACCGCACGAACCATGAAGAAGGCCGTGGAAATCTTGCAGCCTTACATCGAAGCCGGCAAAGACGCAAACGCCGCAAGTCGCGGCAAAATCGTCATCGCAACCGTCAAGGGCGACGTGCATGACATCGGCAAGAACATCGTTTCCGTGATTATGGCTTGCAACGGCTATGACATGGTAGACCTCGGTGTGATGGTTCCTGAAGATGTGATTGTCAAGGCCGCAATTGAAAACAAAGCAGATATCTTGAGCCTTTCCGGTCTTATCACGCCGTCTCTCGAAGAAATGTGCACGGTTGCAAAGGCCATGCAGGCCGCCGGTCAGCGCATTCCAATTATCGTCGGTGGCGCCACCACCTCGCCTACGCATACCGCCGTGAAAATCGCTCCGTGCTATGACGGTCCTGTTTTCCATGTGCGCGACGCCGCTAGCAATCCGGGCCTTGCCCAGAAATTGCTGGACCCCGCCACACGAGAACAAACGATTCAAGAAAACCGCGAAGAGCAGCAACGCATCCGCGACAAGCAAAACGGCATCAAGACCGAAGCTGCTAACGCCATGGCCGCAGCAACCTCCACGCCGGAAGAACGCCGCTACAAATGCGACTGGAGCAAGTACCAGCCAGTGGAACCGCCGTTCATGGGCGAAAGCAAGCTCCCGCCGATTCCTATCGAAAAAATTATCCCGCTCATCAGCTGGGAATACTTCTTCTTCACTTGGAAAATCAAGCCCGAAGAAGAAGAAGCGAAAAAGCTCAAGGCCGATGCCGAAGCGCTCATCAAGTCGCTCACAAAGCCCGAATACTCCCTCCGCGCTGTTCAAGCATTCTACCCTGCTGCCGGTACTGAAAACTCCGTCATCTTCAACACGGGCCGCACAGGCACCGATGCAGACCTCGTCGAAGTTTCAACCGCACGCCAGCAGAACCCCGAAGGCACTTGCCTTGCACTCTGCGACTACATCGCCCCCGCAAACGCAAACACCGCAAGCGTTTTCGCCTCCCCTGCAGGCAAGGACGTTTTCCGCGACATCGTGGGCGCATTCGCCGTGACCATGAGCGATACCTTCGTCAAGCGCTTAGAAAAGCTGAAAGCCGAACAGGGCGGCAGCGATTACGACGTTCTCCTCATGCAGACCGTTGCCGACCGCCTCGCCGAAGCAGGCGCAGAATACTTGAGCCGGGAACTCGAACGCAACAACGGTTGGAAGGGCATCCGCCCGGCCGTTGGTTACCCCGTGCTCCCGAACATCAAGGAAATTTTCAACATTGCAAAGCTCATCGATTTTGGCAGCGTAGGCATCAGCCTCACCGAAAATGGAGCCATGTACCCGCAAGCCTCTGTGAGCGGTCTCTACATCAGCCACCCCGAAATCGAATACTTCAATGTAAAGGTGTAA
- a CDS encoding P-II family nitrogen regulator gives MKANTHELIICIVNNGFSDTVMEAAKDAGARGGTVLNARGTANKEAESFFHIAIQPEKEVVMILVPLNVKDAVLHALYEKAGLDTMGQGIAFALPVDNVVGLTPWKVEHKAPEEKK, from the coding sequence ATGAAAGCGAATACACATGAATTAATTATTTGCATTGTGAATAACGGATTCTCCGATACCGTGATGGAAGCTGCAAAGGACGCTGGCGCTCGCGGCGGTACGGTCTTGAACGCTCGCGGAACGGCAAACAAAGAAGCGGAATCGTTCTTCCATATTGCAATCCAGCCAGAAAAGGAAGTGGTGATGATTCTTGTGCCGTTGAACGTGAAAGATGCTGTGTTGCATGCTTTGTACGAAAAAGCAGGCCTTGATACGATGGGGCAGGGAATTGCGTTCGCGCTCCCGGTCGATAACGTGGTTGGGCTCACGCCGTGGAAGGTGGAGCACAAAGCACCAGAAGAAAAGAAGTAG
- a CDS encoding DUF1538 domain-containing protein translates to MQKILFEKLKEAFASVLPITLIVLLVSHTPLVSFSVKEQVVFSISAIFLIVGIGLFNLGADLAMTPMGAYVGSGLTKSRRLLLLVSVCFVMGVLITVAEPDLSVLAEQVKNAVRPILLISTIGVGVGIFLLLAILKIVFKKDLSLIIIFFYMVLFMLGMLMVSVGRNAFVPLAFDSGGVTTGPITVPFIMALGVGVAGAIGGKNASENSFGLIALCSVGPILALMGLVVFSKGDLTYELSTAAYSIEASLGEHFLPVVLTVAKEVFIALALIVAFFGALQWTVLKLPMVKLVQVGVGICYTFIGLVIFLTAVTVGFMPIGFEIGCELAKRPHALVTAGFIIGMVVVLAEPAVHVLNKQVEEVTGGLVTKCSMLIALSVGVGISIGLSMLRIIIGFPIIYYLLPGYFISLGLSFFVPKLYTAIAFDSGGVASGPLTSSFILPLAIGACSVIHDGGDSILNYAFGIVAMVAMTPLITIQVLGFKAIVARLWRNRMMMRRLQDADDEQIIDFV, encoded by the coding sequence ATGCAAAAAATCCTTTTTGAAAAATTAAAAGAGGCTTTTGCCTCCGTTTTGCCCATCACGCTTATTGTGTTGCTGGTTTCGCATACTCCGCTTGTCTCTTTTTCGGTGAAGGAGCAAGTTGTTTTTTCGATAAGCGCTATTTTTTTGATTGTGGGAATTGGTCTGTTTAACTTGGGAGCGGACCTTGCCATGACGCCGATGGGGGCGTATGTGGGTTCTGGCCTTACCAAGTCGCGTAGGCTTTTGTTGCTTGTTTCGGTGTGCTTTGTGATGGGCGTTCTCATTACGGTGGCGGAGCCGGACTTGTCCGTGCTGGCAGAACAGGTGAAAAATGCCGTGCGGCCGATTTTGCTGATTTCGACAATTGGTGTGGGTGTCGGGATTTTTTTGCTCCTTGCGATTTTGAAGATTGTATTCAAGAAAGACCTTTCGCTGATTATCATTTTCTTTTATATGGTGCTGTTCATGCTCGGCATGCTCATGGTGTCTGTCGGGCGGAATGCCTTTGTGCCGCTTGCGTTTGATTCCGGTGGCGTGACGACGGGACCGATTACAGTGCCGTTTATCATGGCGCTTGGCGTGGGTGTAGCAGGTGCGATTGGCGGTAAGAACGCATCGGAAAATAGCTTCGGCTTGATTGCTCTTTGCTCGGTAGGGCCAATTTTAGCGTTGATGGGCTTGGTCGTTTTTTCGAAGGGCGATTTGACTTATGAACTTTCGACTGCGGCGTATTCTATTGAAGCTAGCCTTGGCGAACACTTTTTGCCGGTGGTGCTGACGGTTGCAAAAGAAGTTTTTATTGCGCTTGCGCTGATTGTTGCTTTCTTTGGAGCTTTGCAATGGACAGTGCTTAAACTCCCGATGGTAAAACTTGTACAGGTGGGTGTCGGGATTTGCTATACGTTTATTGGGCTTGTCATTTTCTTGACCGCTGTAACGGTCGGATTTATGCCGATTGGTTTTGAAATCGGGTGTGAGCTGGCGAAACGGCCGCATGCGCTTGTGACGGCGGGCTTTATCATTGGCATGGTGGTGGTGCTTGCAGAACCGGCGGTGCATGTGCTCAACAAGCAGGTCGAAGAAGTGACGGGCGGCCTTGTGACAAAGTGCTCCATGCTTATTGCGCTTTCAGTGGGCGTCGGCATTTCGATTGGGCTTTCGATGCTCCGCATTATTATCGGGTTCCCGATTATTTATTACCTGTTGCCCGGTTACTTTATTTCACTTGGCCTTTCGTTCTTTGTGCCAAAACTTTATACCGCGATTGCTTTTGACTCTGGTGGTGTGGCAAGTGGTCCCTTGACTTCGAGTTTTATTTTGCCTTTGGCGATTGGCGCCTGCTCCGTGATTCACGACGGCGGCGATTCGATTTTGAATTACGCGTTCGGGATTGTGGCGATGGTCGCGATGACTCCGCTCATTACGATCCAGGTGCTTGGCTTCAAGGCGATTGTGGCAAGACTTTGGCGCAACAGAATGATGATGCGTCGCTTGCAAGATGCTGATGACGAACAAATTATTGACTTTGTGTAG